A genomic stretch from Fusobacterium sp. DD2 includes:
- the tuf gene encoding elongation factor Tu: MSKAKYERSKPHVNIGTIGHVDHGKTTTTAAISKVLSDLGLAQKVDFGNIDAAPEEKERGITINTSHIEYETKNRHYAHVDCPGHADYVKNMITGAAQMDGAILVVSAADGPMPQTREHILLSRQVGVPYIVVYLNKADMVDDPELLELVEMEVRELLNEYGFPGDDIPVVIGSSLGALNGEQKWVDKIIELVDAVDEYIPTPERAVDQPFLMPIEDVFTITGRGTVVTGRVERGVIKVGEEVEIVGIKPTTKTIVTGVEMFRKLLDQGQAGDNIGALLRGTKKEDVERGQVLAKPGSITPHTNFKGEVYVLTKEEGGRHTPFFSGYRPQFYFRTTDITGAVTLPEGVEMVMPGDNITMTVELIHAIAMEAGLRFAIREGGRTVASGVVSEIIK; this comes from the coding sequence ATGTCTAAAGCAAAATATGAAAGAAGTAAACCACACGTTAACATCGGAACAATTGGACACGTTGACCACGGAAAAACAACTACAACTGCAGCTATCTCTAAAGTATTATCAGATTTAGGACTAGCTCAAAAAGTTGATTTCGGAAACATCGACGCAGCTCCAGAAGAAAAAGAAAGAGGAATCACAATCAACACATCTCACATTGAGTATGAAACTAAAAACAGACACTACGCTCACGTTGACTGTCCAGGTCACGCTGACTACGTAAAAAACATGATCACAGGGGCAGCTCAAATGGACGGTGCTATTCTAGTTGTTTCTGCAGCTGATGGACCAATGCCTCAAACAAGAGAACACATCCTACTATCTAGACAAGTTGGTGTACCATACATCGTTGTATACTTAAACAAAGCTGACATGGTAGACGATCCTGAATTACTAGAATTAGTTGAAATGGAAGTAAGAGAATTACTTAACGAATATGGATTCCCAGGAGATGACATCCCAGTTGTTATTGGATCTTCATTAGGTGCTTTAAATGGAGAACAAAAATGGGTTGACAAAATCATCGAATTAGTTGACGCAGTTGACGAATACATCCCTACACCTGAAAGAGCTGTAGACCAACCATTCCTAATGCCAATAGAAGACGTATTTACTATTACAGGAAGAGGAACAGTTGTAACAGGAAGAGTTGAAAGAGGAGTAATCAAAGTTGGAGAAGAAGTTGAAATAGTTGGAATCAAACCTACTACAAAAACTATCGTAACTGGAGTAGAAATGTTCAGAAAACTTCTTGATCAAGGTCAAGCAGGAGACAACATTGGAGCTCTATTAAGAGGAACTAAGAAAGAAGACGTTGAAAGAGGACAAGTTCTTGCTAAACCAGGATCAATCACTCCTCATACAAACTTCAAAGGAGAAGTTTACGTTCTAACTAAAGAAGAAGGAGGAAGACATACTCCATTCTTCTCAGGATACAGACCTCAATTCTACTTCAGAACAACTGACATCACTGGTGCAGTTACATTACCTGAAGGAGTAGAAATGGTAATGCCAGGAGACAACATCACAATGACAGTTGAATTAATTCACGCTATCGCAATGGAAGCTGGACTAAGATTCGCTATCAGAGAAGGTGGAAGAACAGTAGCTTCTGGAGTTGTATCAGAAATAATCAAATAG
- a CDS encoding transketolase yields MKDIKYLEEKATNIRKSIIKMICKAKSGHPGGSLSATDIMTTLYFAEMNIDPANPKMENRDRFVLSKGHAAPALYATLAERGYFDKEGLMTLRQYGSIFQGHPDMKKVPGVEISTGSLGQGLSVANGMALNAKLSGLSYRTYIILGDGELQEGQVWEAAMTAAHYKLDNICAFVDSNNLQIDGNVDKVMGVEPLDAKWEAFGWNVIKIDGHNYEEILKALETAKTVKGKPTIVIAKTIKGKGVSFMENVCGFHGKAPTEEQAEQALAELGGNN; encoded by the coding sequence ATGAAAGATATTAAATATCTAGAAGAAAAAGCGACAAACATCAGAAAATCAATAATCAAAATGATTTGTAAAGCTAAATCAGGACATCCTGGAGGATCATTATCAGCTACAGATATAATGACAACACTTTATTTTGCTGAAATGAACATAGATCCTGCTAATCCAAAAATGGAAAACAGAGATAGATTCGTTCTATCTAAAGGGCACGCAGCACCTGCTCTATATGCTACTTTAGCAGAAAGAGGATACTTTGACAAAGAGGGGTTAATGACTTTAAGACAATATGGATCAATATTCCAAGGTCACCCAGATATGAAAAAAGTACCTGGAGTAGAAATTTCTACTGGATCATTAGGACAAGGATTGTCAGTAGCAAATGGAATGGCTTTAAATGCAAAACTTTCTGGACTTTCATACAGAACATACATAATCTTAGGAGACGGAGAATTACAGGAAGGTCAAGTATGGGAAGCTGCAATGACTGCTGCTCACTACAAACTTGATAACATCTGCGCTTTCGTTGACTCTAACAACCTTCAAATTGACGGAAACGTTGACAAGGTAATGGGAGTAGAACCTTTAGATGCTAAATGGGAAGCTTTCGGATGGAATGTTATCAAAATTGATGGACACAACTATGAAGAAATACTTAAAGCATTAGAAACAGCTAAGACTGTTAAAGGAAAACCAACTATTGTTATTGCTAAAACAATAAAAGGTAAAGGAGTTTCATTTATGGAAAACGTTTGTGGATTCCACGGAAAAGCTCCAACAGAAGAACAAGCTGAACAAGCATTAGCAGAATTAGGAGGGAATAACTAA